In Ipomoea triloba cultivar NCNSP0323 chromosome 15, ASM357664v1, one genomic interval encodes:
- the LOC116006512 gene encoding serine/threonine-protein kinase tricorner isoform X3 gives MEEEHCEEEVLGSSYTMEKVAAAKQFIENHYKNQMKSIQERKERRWILERKLATSDVPKEEQINLIKDLERKETEYMRLRRHKICVDDFELLTIIGRGAFGEVRLCRDKKSGNIYAMKKLKKSEMLTRGQVEHVRAERNLLAEVASHCIVKLYYSFQDAEYLYLVMEYLPGGDMMTLLMREDTLSENVAKFYIAQSVLAIESIHKHNYIHRDIKPDNLLLDKNGHMKLSDFGLCKPLDCRTLSTLNENEAMDDENIRDPMDIDGSFPDAGNSKWRSPREQLQHWQMNRRKLAFSTVGTPDYIAPEVLLKKGYGMECDWWSLGAIMYEMLVGYPPFYSDDPITTCRKIVHWRNHLKFPEDAKLSLEAKDLICRLLCDVDHRLGTGGANQIKAHPWFNDIVWDKLYEMDAAFKPEVNGELDTQNFMKFDELDPPPARTGSGPSRKMLLTSKDLSFVGYTYKNFDAVKALRNSSGDPKEGLGTNSAAAGETDVQMIASTGDAMLP, from the exons atGGAGGAGGAGCACTGCGAGGAGGAAGTGCTTGGCTCGAGCTATACGATGGAGAAGGTCGCCGCCGCTAAGCAATTCATAGAGAACCACTACAAGAATCAGATGAAGAGCATCCAGGAACGCAAGGAAAG GCGGTGGATCCTAGAAAGAAAACTAGCAACTTCTGATGTGCCTAAAGAAGAGCAAATAAATCTGATAAAGGATTTAGAAAGAAAGGAGACTGAATATATGAGGCTGAGGAGGCACAAGATATGTGTGGATGATTTTGAGCTTCTAACAATTATTGGTAGAGGAGCCTTTGGTGAG GTCAGGTTATGTAGAGACAAGAAATCGGGGAATATTTAtgccatgaagaagttgaagAAATCTGAAATGCTCACAAGAGGACAG GTGGAACATGTGAGAGCGGAGAGAAATTTACTAGCAGAAGTGGCTAGTCATTGCATTGTAAAACTATATTACTCATTCCAAGATGCTGAATATCTTTATCTTGTGATGGAGTATCTACCAGGTGGCGACATGATGACTCTTCTAATGAGAGAGGATACATTGTCTGAGAATGTGGCTAAATTTTACATTGCTCAGAGTGTACTTGCCATAGAGTCAATTCACAAGCATAACTATATTCACAG GGATATCAAACCTGATaaccttcttttggataaaaatGGTCACATGAAGCTCTCTGATTTTGGTCTTTGTAAGCCCCTTGATTGTAGAACTCTATCTACGTTAAATGAAAATGAAGCCATGGATGATGAGAACATAAGAGACCCAATGGACATTGATGGCAGCTTCCCTGATGCTGGCAATAGTAAATGGAGAAGTCCCCGTGAACAGCTTCAGCATTGGCAGATGAACAGAAGGAAGTTG GCATTTTCTACAGTGGGCACGCCAGACTATATTGCTCCTGAGGTTCTGTTGAAGAAAGGATATGGCATGGAATGTGACTG GTGGTCCCTTGGTGCAATTATGTATGAAATGCTCGTTGGTTATCCCCCATTTTACTCAGATGATCCCATAACTACTTGCAGGAAG ATAGTTCATTGGAGAAATCACCTAAAATTTCCTGAAGATGCTAAACTGTCACTTGAAGCAAAGGACCTGATATGTAGATTGCTATGTGATGTTGATCATAGACTTGGAACTGGTGGTGCCAACCAAATTAAG GCTCATCCTTGGTTCAATGATATTGTGTGGGATAAGCTGTATGAAATGGATGCTGCCTTCAAACCAGAAGTTAATGGGGAGCTAGACACTCAAAACTTTATGAAGTTTGATGAA TTGGATCCTCCACCTGCAAGAACTGGATCTGGACCTTCCCGTAAG ATGTTACTGACTTCCAAAGATTTAAGTTTTGTGGGCTATACATACAAAAACTTTGATGCTGTGAAGGCACTGCGCAACTCTTCTG GTGATCCGAAGGAGGGTCTGGGAACAAACAGTGCAGCAGCAGGGGAAACAGATGTACAAATGATCGCATCAACTGGTGACGCAATGTTGCCATAA
- the LOC116006512 gene encoding serine/threonine-protein kinase tricorner isoform X4 — MEEEHCEEEVLGSSYTMEKVAAAKQFIENHYKNQMKSIQERKERRWILERKLATSDVPKEEQINLIKDLERKETEYMRLRRHKICVDDFELLTIIGRGAFGEVRLCRDKKSGNIYAMKKLKKSEMLTRGQVEHVRAERNLLAEVASHCIVKLYYSFQDAEYLYLVMEYLPGGDMMTLLMREDTLSENVAKFYIAQSVLAIESIHKHNYIHRDIKPDNLLLDKNGHMKLSDFGLCKPLDCRTLSTLNENEAMDDENIRDPMDIDGSFPDAGNSKWRSPREQLQHWQMNRRKLAFSTVGTPDYIAPEVLLKKGYGMECDWWSLGAIMYEMLVGYPPFYSDDPITTCRKIVHWRNHLKFPEDAKLSLEAKDLICRLLCDVDHRLGTGGANQIKAHPWFNDIVWDKLYEMDAAFKPEVNGELDTQNFMKFDELDPPPARTGSGPSRKMLLTSKDLSFVGYTYKNFDAVKALRNSSDY; from the exons atGGAGGAGGAGCACTGCGAGGAGGAAGTGCTTGGCTCGAGCTATACGATGGAGAAGGTCGCCGCCGCTAAGCAATTCATAGAGAACCACTACAAGAATCAGATGAAGAGCATCCAGGAACGCAAGGAAAG GCGGTGGATCCTAGAAAGAAAACTAGCAACTTCTGATGTGCCTAAAGAAGAGCAAATAAATCTGATAAAGGATTTAGAAAGAAAGGAGACTGAATATATGAGGCTGAGGAGGCACAAGATATGTGTGGATGATTTTGAGCTTCTAACAATTATTGGTAGAGGAGCCTTTGGTGAG GTCAGGTTATGTAGAGACAAGAAATCGGGGAATATTTAtgccatgaagaagttgaagAAATCTGAAATGCTCACAAGAGGACAG GTGGAACATGTGAGAGCGGAGAGAAATTTACTAGCAGAAGTGGCTAGTCATTGCATTGTAAAACTATATTACTCATTCCAAGATGCTGAATATCTTTATCTTGTGATGGAGTATCTACCAGGTGGCGACATGATGACTCTTCTAATGAGAGAGGATACATTGTCTGAGAATGTGGCTAAATTTTACATTGCTCAGAGTGTACTTGCCATAGAGTCAATTCACAAGCATAACTATATTCACAG GGATATCAAACCTGATaaccttcttttggataaaaatGGTCACATGAAGCTCTCTGATTTTGGTCTTTGTAAGCCCCTTGATTGTAGAACTCTATCTACGTTAAATGAAAATGAAGCCATGGATGATGAGAACATAAGAGACCCAATGGACATTGATGGCAGCTTCCCTGATGCTGGCAATAGTAAATGGAGAAGTCCCCGTGAACAGCTTCAGCATTGGCAGATGAACAGAAGGAAGTTG GCATTTTCTACAGTGGGCACGCCAGACTATATTGCTCCTGAGGTTCTGTTGAAGAAAGGATATGGCATGGAATGTGACTG GTGGTCCCTTGGTGCAATTATGTATGAAATGCTCGTTGGTTATCCCCCATTTTACTCAGATGATCCCATAACTACTTGCAGGAAG ATAGTTCATTGGAGAAATCACCTAAAATTTCCTGAAGATGCTAAACTGTCACTTGAAGCAAAGGACCTGATATGTAGATTGCTATGTGATGTTGATCATAGACTTGGAACTGGTGGTGCCAACCAAATTAAG GCTCATCCTTGGTTCAATGATATTGTGTGGGATAAGCTGTATGAAATGGATGCTGCCTTCAAACCAGAAGTTAATGGGGAGCTAGACACTCAAAACTTTATGAAGTTTGATGAA TTGGATCCTCCACCTGCAAGAACTGGATCTGGACCTTCCCGTAAG ATGTTACTGACTTCCAAAGATTTAAGTTTTGTGGGCTATACATACAAAAACTTTGATGCTGTGAAGGCACTGCGCAACTCTTCTG ATTATTGA
- the LOC116006512 gene encoding serine/threonine-protein kinase tricorner isoform X2: MEEEHCEEEVLGSSYTMEKVAAAKQFIENHYKNQMKSIQERKERRWILERKLATSDVPKEEQINLIKDLERKETEYMRLRRHKICVDDFELLTIIGRGAFGEVRLCRDKKSGNIYAMKKLKKSEMLTRGQVEHVRAERNLLAEVASHCIVKLYYSFQDAEYLYLVMEYLPGGDMMTLLMREDTLSENVAKFYIAQSVLAIESIHKHNYIHRDIKPDNLLLDKNGHMKLSDFGLCKPLDCRTLSTLNENEAMDDENIRDPMDIDGSFPDAGNSKWRSPREQLQHWQMNRRKLAFSTVGTPDYIAPEVLLKKGYGMECDWWSLGAIMYEMLVGYPPFYSDDPITTCRKIVHWRNHLKFPEDAKLSLEAKDLICRLLCDVDHRLGTGGANQIKAHPWFNDIVWDKLYEMDAAFKPEVNGELDTQNFMKFDELDPPPARTGSGPSRKMLLTSKDLSFVGYTYKNFDAVKALRNSSDLMRSTSPRRPSIDSIFGDPKEGLGTNSAAAGETDVQMIASTGDAMLP, encoded by the exons atGGAGGAGGAGCACTGCGAGGAGGAAGTGCTTGGCTCGAGCTATACGATGGAGAAGGTCGCCGCCGCTAAGCAATTCATAGAGAACCACTACAAGAATCAGATGAAGAGCATCCAGGAACGCAAGGAAAG GCGGTGGATCCTAGAAAGAAAACTAGCAACTTCTGATGTGCCTAAAGAAGAGCAAATAAATCTGATAAAGGATTTAGAAAGAAAGGAGACTGAATATATGAGGCTGAGGAGGCACAAGATATGTGTGGATGATTTTGAGCTTCTAACAATTATTGGTAGAGGAGCCTTTGGTGAG GTCAGGTTATGTAGAGACAAGAAATCGGGGAATATTTAtgccatgaagaagttgaagAAATCTGAAATGCTCACAAGAGGACAG GTGGAACATGTGAGAGCGGAGAGAAATTTACTAGCAGAAGTGGCTAGTCATTGCATTGTAAAACTATATTACTCATTCCAAGATGCTGAATATCTTTATCTTGTGATGGAGTATCTACCAGGTGGCGACATGATGACTCTTCTAATGAGAGAGGATACATTGTCTGAGAATGTGGCTAAATTTTACATTGCTCAGAGTGTACTTGCCATAGAGTCAATTCACAAGCATAACTATATTCACAG GGATATCAAACCTGATaaccttcttttggataaaaatGGTCACATGAAGCTCTCTGATTTTGGTCTTTGTAAGCCCCTTGATTGTAGAACTCTATCTACGTTAAATGAAAATGAAGCCATGGATGATGAGAACATAAGAGACCCAATGGACATTGATGGCAGCTTCCCTGATGCTGGCAATAGTAAATGGAGAAGTCCCCGTGAACAGCTTCAGCATTGGCAGATGAACAGAAGGAAGTTG GCATTTTCTACAGTGGGCACGCCAGACTATATTGCTCCTGAGGTTCTGTTGAAGAAAGGATATGGCATGGAATGTGACTG GTGGTCCCTTGGTGCAATTATGTATGAAATGCTCGTTGGTTATCCCCCATTTTACTCAGATGATCCCATAACTACTTGCAGGAAG ATAGTTCATTGGAGAAATCACCTAAAATTTCCTGAAGATGCTAAACTGTCACTTGAAGCAAAGGACCTGATATGTAGATTGCTATGTGATGTTGATCATAGACTTGGAACTGGTGGTGCCAACCAAATTAAG GCTCATCCTTGGTTCAATGATATTGTGTGGGATAAGCTGTATGAAATGGATGCTGCCTTCAAACCAGAAGTTAATGGGGAGCTAGACACTCAAAACTTTATGAAGTTTGATGAA TTGGATCCTCCACCTGCAAGAACTGGATCTGGACCTTCCCGTAAG ATGTTACTGACTTCCAAAGATTTAAGTTTTGTGGGCTATACATACAAAAACTTTGATGCTGTGAAGGCACTGCGCAACTCTTCTG ATCTTATGAGGAGTACATCCCCTAGAAGGCCCTCAATTGATTCTATTTTTG GTGATCCGAAGGAGGGTCTGGGAACAAACAGTGCAGCAGCAGGGGAAACAGATGTACAAATGATCGCATCAACTGGTGACGCAATGTTGCCATAA